ATTCCGGTAGGCAGGGAGCTTGACGGAGAGCGTATGCCGAGTGGCTTTCACACGATAGCCATAGGCATGGAGGGCCTGTTCGATAAGCTCGGAGCCGAGCGGTGTCCCAAGCGCATGTTCTATGGCATTGAGGGAAATTCGCTGGGAGGTGGACATGTCGATCGGGGTTTTCACCGTTTTTCCGAACTCCGTAGAATAGGGATAGGTCACGTCGATCGAATGAATGTCTGCTCCACGGTCCGCAAGGTTAACGGAAAAAATATTCAAGGTCAGTAGGACCATAGGCAGGTCCGTGCCTGTGACTTCGACCAAGAGTTCGGTATCGCCGATTTGAACCTCCCCAACCTCCCGGCTGTTGATTATCGGTGGAAAGGAAAGAACCTGTCCTTCTTTATCCCAAAGCAGCGGAACCTCTGTCGCCTCGGAAAAGTCTGCGCCATACTCTAATCCCTTGGGATGAACAGTCAAAATTTCTTGAGGAGTCATCTTTTCGGTAAATCCGAGTGGCGTAAAGCGGGTTTTATCGGATTTCACGAGCCCATACGTAATGGGGAAAGAGATCGGCCCTAAACGATAAACCCCGATGGATACCGTCTGGCGTTTTCTCCCAAAGATGTCCGCTAATTTTTCCTGGGTTTGAATCAGTTGCGCTAGCCCCTCTTCCGTCACTTCATACCCTGTCGCGGTACATGCAGCGATATAGGGTCGAATTTTTTCAATACCAGGCAGTACCATTAATCGACGTTTCGAACGTCCTTTACTCGACAAGAACGGGTAATCGACAGGTTTGGCGTCGAGAACGATGCGGATTTGTCGAGCAATGCCTTCGACACACCATAAGTCCGGCCGGTTGCTGTCTTGAAGCTCAACACGGAGTTCGCCAGTGGAAGGGTTGTGATCTTTGAGCTCACCCTTGACGTACGGAAGCCAGGATTCAATCTGATTCACGTTCGTCTTGCGGTGAAGCAGGCGTTCAAGGTCTTTGTGAAAAATGGAAATGGTTGGCATAGAAATTAAAACTGGCGCCGCATGGTGCGGACGGCTTCGAGATCAGATGTAAATAAATCGCGGATATCATGAATGCCCAAGGCGACCATGGCCA
The genomic region above belongs to Nitrospirales bacterium and contains:
- the pheT gene encoding phenylalanine--tRNA ligase subunit beta, translating into MPTISIFHKDLERLLHRKTNVNQIESWLPYVKGELKDHNPSTGELRVELQDSNRPDLWCVEGIARQIRIVLDAKPVDYPFLSSKGRSKRRLMVLPGIEKIRPYIAACTATGYEVTEEGLAQLIQTQEKLADIFGRKRQTVSIGVYRLGPISFPITYGLVKSDKTRFTPLGFTEKMTPQEILTVHPKGLEYGADFSEATEVPLLWDKEGQVLSFPPIINSREVGEVQIGDTELLVEVTGTDLPMVLLTLNIFSVNLADRGADIHSIDVTYPYSTEFGKTVKTPIDMSTSQRISLNAIEHALGTPLGSELIEQALHAYGYRVKATRHTLSVKLPAYRNDLMHVMDVAEDVAISRGYESFSPIMPAQFTVGALSISEKFSDQIRDLMIGFGFQEIFSNILASKTDLIERMRIGGTEHGHVVEIENAMTESYACLRSSILPFLLRVEAASPRSFYPHQLFEIGEVAVPDMGVDLGARTVSKIAAIIAQPGASFSDIHSYLDLLMYYLVRDYRLEPSNHGSFLDGRVGRILCEENAVGFIGELHPEVLEAWQIHMPIAAFEFQISRRA